One region of Afipia carboxidovorans OM5 genomic DNA includes:
- a CDS encoding RHE_PE00001 family protein — MIASVTSILVKVIKTLHSGYQTPDPLPWPSIAGPLAAAEDSVARLDERLAKSPIRDGWAARTHFTDACASLWLEGELVHLDDLVLHDAGMDIRTPTHELTRAHTVLRARRRIAEAKADWALSAAGLAGLRGRGERSREDGARDRDEDEDEARGPEDEDGDADTGEAFRVAPTDDRLADVFAAVDAAIAQADRTLAGENNGRRQPRPERDPLVYDLDWDEDERLDSWRTVVDQTRNLPPTLASAIAADAWAAIEPLQHTPWLGRLLGASLLRERGKARMHLPCLNEGLKAIPRERRRPADRAGRLAVQLEAIAAAAAAGLKDHDRWLTARTLLARKLDGRRSTSRLPALLDYVLTRPIVSAGMIAEELKVTPRAAQDMVAELGLREATGRGRYRAWGVL, encoded by the coding sequence ATGATAGCTTCCGTTACATCGATTCTCGTTAAGGTTATCAAAACCTTGCATTCTGGCTATCAGACCCCCGATCCGCTACCTTGGCCGTCGATTGCCGGACCGCTCGCGGCCGCCGAGGATTCGGTCGCGCGGCTCGACGAGCGACTTGCAAAAAGTCCGATCCGCGACGGTTGGGCCGCGCGGACCCACTTCACCGATGCCTGCGCCAGTCTGTGGCTCGAAGGCGAACTCGTCCACCTCGACGACCTCGTTCTCCACGACGCCGGCATGGACATCCGCACGCCGACCCACGAGCTGACCCGCGCCCACACCGTGCTCCGTGCGCGCCGCCGCATCGCTGAGGCGAAAGCCGACTGGGCCTTGTCGGCGGCGGGGCTCGCTGGCCTGCGGGGGAGGGGAGAGCGCAGCCGGGAAGATGGGGCGCGCGACCGGGATGAGGACGAGGATGAGGCGCGCGGTCCGGAGGACGAAGACGGCGACGCTGATACAGGCGAGGCGTTTCGCGTGGCCCCAACCGACGACCGGCTGGCCGACGTCTTCGCGGCCGTAGACGCCGCGATCGCCCAGGCCGATCGCACGCTGGCGGGCGAAAACAATGGTCGGCGCCAGCCGCGGCCCGAGCGGGACCCGCTGGTCTACGACCTCGACTGGGACGAGGACGAACGTCTCGACTCGTGGCGTACGGTCGTCGACCAAACACGCAACCTGCCGCCGACGCTGGCGTCGGCAATCGCGGCAGACGCCTGGGCCGCGATCGAGCCGCTGCAGCATACACCCTGGCTCGGACGCCTGCTCGGCGCCAGCCTGCTACGGGAACGCGGCAAGGCGCGGATGCACCTGCCGTGCCTGAACGAGGGCCTTAAGGCGATCCCGCGCGAGCGACGGCGGCCGGCCGACAGGGCAGGGCGTCTCGCAGTCCAGCTCGAGGCGATCGCCGCTGCGGCCGCGGCCGGGCTGAAGGACCACGACCGCTGGCTGACCGCCCGCACCCTGCTGGCCCGCAAGCTCGACGGCCGCCGCTCCACCTCCCGGTTGCCGGCGCTGCTCGACTACGTGCTGACCCGGCCGATCGTGTCGGCCGGGATGATCGCAGAGGAATTGAAGGTCACGCCACGGGCCGCCCAGGACATGGTCGCGGAGCTCGGCCTGCGCGAGGCAACCGGCAGGGGACGATATCGGGCTTGGGGTGTTCTTTGA
- a CDS encoding type II toxin-antitoxin system Phd/YefM family antitoxin has translation MTASRKTHAHESDHWTVAGAKARLSEVIERAQTDPQIITRHGKPSVVIVSAEEWARKTVRKGTLAEFLMASPLRDADLDLDRVRDQPRDLDL, from the coding sequence GTGACAGCCTCCCGCAAAACCCACGCCCACGAATCGGATCATTGGACGGTTGCCGGCGCTAAAGCGCGCCTCTCCGAAGTGATTGAGCGCGCCCAGACTGATCCGCAGATCATCACCCGCCACGGCAAGCCGAGCGTCGTCATCGTCTCGGCCGAGGAATGGGCGCGCAAGACCGTCCGCAAGGGGACCCTGGCCGAATTCCTGATGGCCTCGCCCCTGCGGGACGCCGATCTCGATCTCGATCGGGTTCGCGATCAGCCGCGCGACCTTGATCTATGA
- a CDS encoding type II toxin-antitoxin system VapC family toxin, which translates to MNVLLDTNVLSEVRRPAPDPKVLAWLDAIDEDRAFISVTSIAELRRGIALMDDGRRREALTAWLAEDLPARFAGRILPIDPAIAARWGDLMAHARQSGFALSVMDGFFAATALDRELMLATRNTKDFAPLGVPLLNPWTDEGVSG; encoded by the coding sequence ATGAATGTCCTGCTCGACACCAACGTGCTCTCCGAGGTTCGCCGGCCGGCGCCAGATCCGAAGGTGCTTGCCTGGCTCGATGCGATCGACGAGGACCGGGCCTTCATCAGCGTGACATCGATCGCCGAGCTCCGGCGCGGCATCGCCCTGATGGACGACGGCCGCCGTCGCGAAGCGCTGACGGCCTGGCTCGCAGAGGATCTGCCGGCGCGTTTCGCCGGCCGGATCCTGCCGATCGACCCGGCGATCGCCGCACGCTGGGGCGATCTGATGGCACATGCCCGCCAGAGCGGCTTTGCCCTTTCGGTCATGGACGGGTTTTTCGCAGCGACGGCTCTCGACCGCGAACTCATGCTCGCGACCCGCAACACCAAGGATTTTGCTCCGCTGGGCGTGCCGCTGTTGAACCCCTGGACAGATGAAGGAGTCTCGGGATGA